Within Thermodesulfovibrio thiophilus DSM 17215, the genomic segment ACTCAACTATTTCAGATACTTCTTTCCGAAGATAAAGCCTTAAATCCGTAGCAACCTGGTCATTTCTTGAGCGGGCGGTGTGAAGTTTTGCGCCAGTAGCGCCAATTTTATCAATAAGTGCTCTTTCAATGTTCATATGAACATCTTCAAGCTCTGTTCTGAATACAAATCTTCCTTCTTCAATTTCTTTTGATATCTCCTGAAGACCCTCGATTAATTGATTTAGCTCTTTATCATCAATGATGCCCTGTTTGTGCAGCATCTTTGCATGTGCAATGCTGCCTTCAATATCCTCTTTCCAGAGTCTCCTGTCAAAAGAAACTGATTCAGAGAATTCTTCAAGGATTTTCGCTGTCTTATCTTTGAACCTTCCACCCCAGGGTTTTTTCATTCTTCTACCTTTGCCTGACGCTCTTTCTGTCTCTGCTCGATTATTTTCTGTGCTATATGTGATGGAACTTCTTCATAGTGGGAAAATTCCATTGAGTATATTCCTCTTCCCGATGTCATACTGTGAAGCTGATTTGCATATGTGAGCATCTCTGCCATAGGAATAAGAGCGATTATCTTTTGATTACCTCCTGCCTGAGGTTCCACTCCCTGAACTTTACCTCTTCTTGCATTGAGGTCTCCTATTACTGTTCCAAGCGTTTCATCTGGAACAATAATTTCTGCCTTCATGATTGGTTCAAGCAATACAGGTTTTGCATCCATAAATGCTTTTTTCAAAGCCATGGAACCTGCTATCTTAAATGCCATCTCTGATGAATCAACAGGATGGTAAGAACCATCATAAAGTGTGACTTTCAAATCTATTATAGGATAGTATGCAAGGATTCCCTCTTTCATTGTTTCAAGAATTCCTTTCTCAACAGCCGGACGATACTGCTGTGGAATTACACCTCCAACTATCTTATCCACAAATTGATATCCTTCACCTCTTGGAAGTGGCTCTATTTCTATCCAACAGTCTCCATACTGACCTCTTCCGCCTGACTGTTTTTTGTATTTACCCTGTGCCCTGGCAGTCGCCCTTATTGTTTCTCTGTATGGAACCTTGGGTGCCATGAGATTCACTTCAACACCGAACTTTCTCTTTAGTTTTTCAAGTGCAACTTCTATATGAACCTGTCCCATTCCGCTTAAAATCATATCTTTTGATTCCTCATCTCTTACAAACTTAAGAGTTGGATCTTCTTCAAGGAGTTTATGAAGTCCTGCACTTACTTTTTCTTCATCTCCTCTTGTTTTTGGTGCAATTGCAAAGGATATAATAGGCTCTGTAAATCTGACTTCAGAAAGCATTATGGGATTATTTTCATCACAGAGTGTATGCCCTGTTAATGTATCTTTAAGTTTAACAGTTGCGACAATCTCTCCAGGTCCGGCTTTCTGACATGGATTAAGAGTCTTGCCCATTACATAATAAATCTGTCCGATTCTCTCCTTTGTTCCTGTATTTGGATTTAAAACATTAGAATCAGCCTTAAGCACACCGGAGAATATTCTTATATAAGAAATTTTGCCAGTAAAAGGGTCAACTAAAGTTTTAAAAACATATCCTGTAAAAGGCTCTGACTCATCTGGTTGTCTTATAGCTTCTTTTGCATCTCTGGGATTTATTCCCTTTATTGGATAAATATTAGCTCTCTCTTTGGGATCTGGAAGTGTTAGTATTATACTGTCAAGTAATGCATCAACTCCTATCCCAAGCAATGCTGATCCTGCCAAAACAGGAATGAATCTTCTTGCAATGGATGCATCGTGCAATCCTTTTATTAACTCTTCCTCTGTCAATTCCTGACCTTCCAGATACTTTTCAAGAAGGCTGTCATCAAGCTCTGCAATCTTTTCGACAAACTTTTTCCTGTATTCTTCAACTCTGGCAGTTAATTCATCCGGAATTGGCGCTTCTTTTATAGATTTTCCATCCTGTAGTATCGCTCTTAAAGAAATTAAATCAACAATGCCTTTTAAATTATCTCCTTCTCCAATTGGCAGGGTTAAAGGAATTGCTTCCTGTCCGAAAACTTTTTCAATTTCCGCCACTGCTCTATCAAAGGATGAATTCTCTTTATCAAGTTTGTTCACAAAGACAACTCTTGGAAGATCATAATCATCACAATATTTCCAGATTCTTTCTGTTTCAGCCTTAACACCAGAAAGAGCACTTACTATAACAACAGCGCCATCCACAACTCTGAGAGCATTTTTCGTATCTTCAAGAAAGTTAACAAAACCGGGGGTGTCTATGATGTTAATTCTGTAATCTTTATAATCACAGTAAGCTACCTTGCAGCTCAGAGTCATATTTCTTGAAAGTTCTTCTGGCTCATAATCAATTACTTTTCCAGATGTCTCGCCTGTAACAACTCTGTCAATCTGTCCTGTTTTAAAAAGTATCTGTTCTGCAAGTTTTGTATTACCTGCACCTGCATGGGCAACAATTGCAATGTTTCTGATTTTTGTGATATCTCTACTCATAAAACCCTCCTCGATTTATAGATTCTTTAAGTCAAATTTTTCTAAATCTATTCTGTCATTAGTTTATTATTAATACCAAACATGAATAGGTTAAAATCACTCAAAAACTCTTTTATAGATATATTCAATATTTCTTGTGTAGTAGTTTAAATCAAAAATATCCTTTATTTCATCTTCACCAAGATATTTTTTTACTACTTTATCTTTTAATAACAGATCCATAAAAGATCTGCCTTCCTTCCAGCTCTGCATAGCATTTGATTGAACGATTTTATATGCTTCTTCACGAGTAAGACCCTTATCAACAAGAGCAAGCAACACTCTTTGAGAGTTGTATAATCCATAACTCAGATTGATATTTCTTAACATCCTTTCAGGATAAACTCTTAAATCCTTGATTATCCCATACAGTCTGGTTAGCATATAATCAACAAGAATACAGTTATCTGGAATAATCACTCTTTCAACAGAGGAATGAGAGATATCCCTGTCATGCCATAATGCAATGTTCTCAAAGCTTGCAAATGCATTACTACGAACAAGCCTTGCAAGTCCGCACAGATTCTCACATCCCACAGGGTTTCTTTTATGAGGCATGGCAGATGATCCTTTCTGTCCTTCAGTGAATGGTTCTTCTGCTTCAAAAACTTCAGTTCTCTGGAGATGCCTTATTTCCAGTGCAACCTTTTCCACTAATGCTGCAATCAAGGCAAGAACACTTAAAAACTCAGCATGTCTGTCTCTCTGTACAACCTGAGTTGCCACTGGTTCAGGTTTTAAATTCAGTTTACGAAGCGCAATGTCTTCAATTTCTGGAGGTATATTGGAAAATGTTCCAACAGCTCCTGAAATTTTTCCAATACTTATTCTATCGATTGCCGATTGAATTCTTTCAATGTTTCTGCTGGTTTCCTCATACCAGAGAGCAAATCTCAAACCAAATGATGTTGGCTCTGCATGAACACCATGACTCCTACCCATGCAAACAGTATCTTTATATTGGAAAGCCTTTTTTTTGAAGATTTCTTTAAGTTTAATAAGATCCTTGAGTATAAGATCTGATGCCTCTTTTATCTGCAAAGCCAGTGCTGTATCAACAACATCAGAAGACGTAAGTCCCATATGAATGTATCTTGATACCGGACCAACACTTTCAGCAACAGATGTAAGAAAGGCAATTACATCGTGTTTTACAGTTTTTTCGATCTCATCAATTCGTTGAATGTCAAAACTGGCTTTTTGTTTGATTTGCCTTAAAGCATCTGTTGGAATTTTACCAAGCTCAGCCCATGCCTCACAGACAGCAATCTCGACTTCAAGCCATTTTCTGAATTTGTTCTCCATGCTCCATATCTGTCCCATCTCTTTTCTTGTATACCTCGTAATCATTGATTGGCCTCCCGTATGATTCTTTCAGGTTTTATTATTATGCCATTACTGAGTCCTATTCCTAATATTCTACCGATTTTATCTTTTATTTTTACATAGCCAGCAGGTAAAATCCCGCTTGTTATTTTAATAAAATTTCCATTTAAAAATTTGCTCGCAAATGCATCCTGTATTGTAAGCGAAGGAAGAAAATACAATGCCTCATCTATGGTTAAAATGCTTTTCAAAAAATGAGAAGAGTTCCTACTATGCTCAGATGAACAAAATAATCGCAACTGCTCTAAATTAATTGAATTTTCTATTTTGAACTCTCCAATTCGTGTACGTACAAGCTCCACAATATGCGCTCCCACTCCTACATCAATTCCTATATCATAGCAAAGAGATCTTACATATGTTCCTTTACCACATATCACTCTGAACGTAACAAAAGGTGGCTGAAACTTCTCTACTGTTATTGATTTAATGAAAATTCTCTTGGGTTTTCTTTCGACCTCTACACCTTTCCTTGCAAACTTATGCAGAGGACTGCCATTCACTTTTACGGCTGAATACATTGGAGGGATCTGCATTATTTCACCGATGTATTTTTCTATTATTTTTTCAATATCTCTCCTATTAAGATCAAATTTTTCCACCACTCTGGTTATTTTCCCTTCAGCATCATAACTATCTGTCACCACACCAAACCTTGCTTTAAATACATACTCTTTTTCAAGATCCATAAGCATTGAAGTTATCTTTGTGGCTTCATTTAGACAGACAAGCAGTACTCCTGTTGCCATTGGATCAAGTGTACCAGAATGGCCGGCTTTTTTAATTTTTAGAATTCTTCTTACCTCAGTTACCGCATTCTGACTTGTAATACTTTTTGGTTTATCAAGAATTAAAACTGCGTTCATAAAAGTTTTATCGGACCACCCAATCCTTTCAATTCAAAACTTATGATAAAACTAAACTCTGATGTCTCTCTTCCATCTCTATAAATGGGTTTTCTTTTCAGTGATACAATACTTGCCCAGCATTTTTCAGCATATCTTACATCAAGCGATGTATCTCTCAATCTTTCTCCATGTTGTTTCTTGTCATAGTTTATATTGCCAGCAAATGACCATTTTTCAGTTAATTGCTTAACAATTGTCATTGAATAATTATTTATTCCTCCTGTATCTCCTTGATCACGGTACTGTCCTCTTATTGTAGGAGCCCACAGATAAGACGGGCTTACTGTATTATCTCTTGTGTATCTATGACCCAATGATATAGATGTTGTTGGATCAGGATTGAAACCTATCCAGTTATTAAATGTTTCTGTTCTTTTTTTTGTTATATTCTGATATGTATCAAATCCAAGGCTTATTTTCCAGAAAGAAAGTTTTGTTTCAAACAAAATAGGATAAAGATTGTCCCAGTCGTTTTTGGCTCTGAAATCATATACCTGAGCAATTCTTGCTTCAAGAGTAAACTTTCTAAAAATTAATTTATTATACACTCCTGCTCTTATAAGAGATGTATCCTCAATAAATTCTGCTTCCTCTAAAACTGGTGGTTTATTGTTAACTTCTATGAAAACTCCTTCAACAAATGGCTCAGCTATATGTGTAAAGTTTTCATTTCGATTGTAAAGCCTCATAGATCCCTTTACATCGTACTGCAACATCTCTCTGTGCGATGTATCTTCATAAGGCGAAGTATGGGTAAGGTCATAAAAAATTGATCTGGCACTTAAAGTCTGAGTTAGCCTTACACTGTCTCCCATCGTATAGCTCAATTTGGGATTAATCTGAAATCTCTGTCCTTTAAGCCCGTCTTCTTTATAAAATTCTCCAGCATTGATGTTAAAATTTGCAGTGAAAGGACCAATTTTAAATGGAGAAACAACATAGCCGAGCTCGGTTTTTAAAGGTGGACTTTCCCCGTCCCATCTTAAATCTTTCCATGCCTGACCGAGCAAATAAAATCTTGATTGGACTGCAGGAACAGATAGCTCAACTGAGGACTGCAGAAATCGGTCGTATTCAGCAGAAAGATCTTTGCCATAATCTTTAAAAAGAAAAGTTTTTGAAATCTGACGAGTATCTCCATATTCCCTATAAAAATCCTTTTTATTCACATAGTTCACATCTACAAGAAGGTCAATACCTCTAAATTTTTGAACATGAATACCTCGGATTTCAAAGAAGTCTTTGTCAATGTCTTTATCATTGATATTATAAACATGCCACATACCTTTTGTATCAAAATCAAGATACCTATATTCAAGACCCTTGCCCAGTCCGGTTTTTGAAAAATAATCAAGATAAAAAGTGGCGTCTTTATTACTGTCTATAACAAGGTAGTAAGCAGGACTGAAGCGAAATCCACGTGTATTAGAGTTACCAAATTTTAAAGGTAGAAATCCTGATTTACGATTGTTTCCTCCAGGTCCAGAAAATATAGGAGAAAATAAAACAGGTACATCTTTAACTTGAAATGTACTGAGTTTTGATACCACCGCGTCATCAACAACAAAATCTACAAATTCTCCTGTAAAACACCATGGTTGAGACTTGTCTGGCTCAGGCTCACAGGTTGAAACTTTAGCTTTCCTGGCTTTATACTTTATTTCACTTAATCGCTCAATTTCTTGAGCTCTAATCCAGAAATCCTGATCTTTTATATGAATTAGAGCATTTTTAAGAAGAGCAGTTTTTTTATCAATATTGAATTTACCCTCTTCTGCCCAGGCAGTCATTGTTGAATCGTTGTAATAAAAATCTTTGTATGCTTCTACCTCATTTGTTTTTTCGTAGTAAATTGCTTTTTGAGCTCTCATCTCAAAATTTGGATCAACCATATGAACATTTCCAGTTGCAACAGATTTCTGTTCTTCATCAAAATGTTCAAGTGTATCTGATGTTATCTCTATTGAGAATGCAAGGCAGGGCAGAAAAAGAACCAGTAAAACAATTAGCACTTTCATAACAACTCGCCCAATCCTTTATGCAATGACTTTTCACCGAAAAACTCTTTTATTTCACCGATCAGGTAAGATGAACCTGTACATAAAAGATAAAGATGAGGTTTTTCCCTGCAAACATTTAAAGCTTGTTTAAATGCTTGCTCAGAGTCAGTAACACAGGAGATTTGTATCCGAAAATCTCCATTGAGTTGCGATAAAAACTCATCAATCTTTAATGCTCTTTCATAAGCAGGAGTTGTAAAGAAAAAAGAATGTGCATAACCATCAAAATGTTTTATAACTCCTTTAAAATCTTTATCTTTCATTACTCCAAAAACAACAACCGGTTTTTTATCTGTAAGCATCTTAAGAGAACTCACAAGACTTTTCGCTGCATGAGGATTATGAGCAATATCAAGGATAATCAGTGGATCATGAGAAATAACCTCGAGTCTTCCATACATTTTTACATTTTTAAGCCCCTCTTTTATAGAATCTTCATTCCACTGAGGATATGAACGAATAAAAGCTTCCAAAGCCACAGATACATTTTCAAGCTGGTGAAAGCCTGTTAGGGGAAGGAATAGAGAAAAAATCCTTTTAGAATCCCTTTCAGGTTGAACAGTACAGTCAACTTTTTTCTGTATGCAGTTTTTAAAAAAACAAAAATCAAACCATAATCCTTCAAAACTCATTTTATTCAAGAAACTTAAAAAATCTTTACCATAGATATAAAAGTCGCTATTTAACTGTTTTGCCCTCTGTCTTAATAACTCTTCAACCTCAACCTGCTGGTTTGAGGAAACCACAGGAATGCCTTTTTTTATGATTCCTGCTTTTTCAAATGCAATGGATTTTATATCATTACCCAGAAATTTCTGATGATCAACGCCGATACTTGTAATTACAGAAATCTCTGGATTTACAACATTTGTTGCATCAAGTCTTCCTCCCATTCCTGTTTCAAGAACAGCGTATTCAATATTTTTTTCTTTAAAGTAAAGAAATGCCATAACAGTTATATACTCAAAAAATGTAAGATCCTCAGAATAAGGCTTGATTTTTTCAATAAGTCTTAAAATATCATCTTCGGATATTTCAATATCATTAACAACAATTCTTTCTGTAAATCTTGTAAGATGAGGCGATGTAAAAAGCCCAACATTGCATCCATGAGCTCTTAATAAATTATAAATTATTTTAGAAACTGAGCCTTTACCATTAGTCCCTGCAATATGAATAGATTTAAATTCTTTTTGAGGATTACCGAGTCGTTCAAGTGTAGAAAAAACTCTGTCAAGTCCTAGCTTTATTCCTTTAGTTCTTCTTTTATAAAGCTCATTTATTGTCTCTTTATATTCCATGAGTTTGATTAATCAATGTTAATTAATTTTTCAGGCATAAATATATTAATAATTTTATGTATTGTGTTTTTTAACTCATTCCTTGTCACAACTACATCAACCATTCCATGTTCCAGCAAAAATTCAGCTCTCTGAAAACCTTCAGGCAACTGTTGTTTGATGGTTTCTTGAATAACTCTTGGTCCCGCAAATCCTACGAGGCTTTTAGGTTCAGCTATAATGATATCTCCCAGCATTGCAAATGATGCTGTAACCCCTCCAAATGTTGGATCTGCCAGAACAGATATATATAAAAGCCCTGCTTCCTTAACTCTGCCAATTGCCTGAGAAGTTTTTGCCATCTGTATAAGCGAAAACATTCCTTCTTGCATTCTTGCACCACCAGATGCTGAAACAATAATCAGAGGAACTTTTCTTGAGATTGCTCTTTCTGCAGCTCTTGTAACTTTTTCTCCTACAACAGTTCCCATGCTACCACCCATAAATGCAAAATCAAGAACAGCAATTACTACATCTCTTCCATTGATCTTGGCATCGCCATAAATAGCTGCTTCTTTTAGCCCTGTCTTTTTTTCATTTTCAAGAAGTCTCTCTTTATAGGACATCGTATCTTTAAACTCAAGTGGATCATGGCTTCTGAGATCAGGATCGAGTTCAGTGAAACTTCCATTATCTGTTATTAGAGTAATTCGCTCTTTTGCTGAAATCCTGAAGTGATACTGACATTTGGGACAAACTTTGCAGTTATTTTCAAGTTCTTTACGATAAATTATTTCCTTACAGTTTTCACATTTGACCCATAATCCTTCAGGAATTTTTACTTTTTTTTCTATTCTGGATTCTTTTTTTTTAAACCATGCCATTTATTTTATAGCCTCTCTTAAAGATTTTATAAATTCGTATGCTTCTTCAGGTTTTTCATGAAACATCTTCACAATCGCACTTCCCACAATCACACCATCAGCAAATTGTGATACATAAGCTGCCTCTTTTGGTTTGCTAACTCCAAATCCAACGCATACCGGTTTACCAAAACTTTTCACATAGTCTATATGCTCTTTGAATGCTTTATCAAGTATAAGCTCAGAGCCTGTTATTCCTGTTATTGAAACATAATAAATAAAGCCTGTTGAAAAACGGGCAATTTTTTTTATTCTCTCAGGTGTTGATGTTGGTGCAACTAAAAAAACTGTATCAATACTGTATTTTTTGGCATAAAACATGTATATCCGGGATTCCTCAACTGTCAGGTCAGGAAATATCACGCCTGAAATACGTGCACTGGATGCATCATTGAAAAATTTTTCAATACCATAACAGAAAACAGGATTTAAATAACTCATGAGGATTACAGGAGTTTGTATTTCCTCTTTAAACTCTTGAAGAAATTTTAATATCTTTCTTAATGTTACTCCTGCGTTTAATGCCCTATCAGAAGCTTTCTGAATTGTAGGACCATCAGCAAGAAGATCTGAAAAGGGAACGCCAAGCTCGATAATGTCAGCACCTGCATCAGTTAGCATCTTGATCCTTCTTAAAGTATTTTCAAGATCCGGGTCTCCTGCCATAATATACGGAATAAATGCTTTTCTACCCTGCTTTTTTATTTCCTCAAGTTTTTTTCTTACAGAAAAACCTTTCATATAGAAATTCCTTTAATCCTCGCTACTTCTTGAACATCTTTATCTCCTCTGCCTGAGAGGTTTACAATGATTATTGAGTCCTTTGACATCTTTGGCGCAACCTTTATTGCCTCAGCCACAGCATGTGCTGACTCCAGAGCAGGAATAATGCCTTCAAGGCTGCTCAACAGCTCAAAAGCCTCCAATGCCTCGTCATCAGTTACATGCGTATATTTGACCCTTCCTGTATCCCTTAAATAAGCATGTTCAGGGCCAACAGAAGCATAATCAAGCCCTGCGGATACAGAGTGAGTTTTTAGAATATTGCCATCGTCATTCTCTAAAACATAACTCAAACATCCCTGAAAAACTCCCTTATTACCACTTGCAAATCTTGCTGCATGAAGCCCTGTCTCAATGCCTTTACCACCTGCCTCAACACCTGTCATCTGAACATCATTATCATCTAAAAATTCGCTGAAAAGTCCAATTGAGTTGCTTCCACCACCAACGCATGCAATAAGGAGCGATGGAAGTCTGCCTTCTTTTTTTAGTATCTGTTTTTTTGCTTCTTTCCCTATTACGCTCTGAAAAAATCTAACAAGTAATGGATAGGGATGTGGTCCAAACACTGTTCCAAGAACATAGTGCGTTGTTCTTACATTTTTTGTCCAGTCTCGCAAAGATTCATTAATTGCATCTTTGAGTGTTTTTGAACCAGTATCAACTGGAATAACTTTAGCACCAAGAAGATTCATTCTGAAGACATTGAGCTGCTGTCTTCTTATATCCTCTGTTCCCATGTAGATATCACATGCAAGTCCTACAAGTGCAGCACCCGTTGCAGTGGCTACCCCATGCTGACCCGCTCCTGTTTCAGCGATTATCCTTTCTTTTTTCATAACTCTTTTTGCAAGTAAAGCCTGTCCAAGTGCATTATTTATTTTGTGCGCTCCTGTATGTGCGAGGTCTTCTCTTTTTAGATATATCTTTGCACCGCTCAGATATTCTGTCAGCCTACCTGCAAAATAAAGTGGTGTAGGTCGACCAACATAATCTTTAAGTAGTGATTCAAACTCATCTAAAAACTCTTTATCAAACTTCACTCTCAAAAAAGCCCTCTCAAGCTCCTTTAAAGCAGGCATTAGAGTCTCAGGCACAAACCTCCCACCATACTGTCCAAAATAGCCTTTTTTAATATACATGAAAGCTATTATATCATAATAATAAATGGCTACGCATATGCTTGTTGAGTGCTCGTTGAGAGTCTGTATTTCCAATAGACCATTGAAGTCGACCAACATGACGTATTACTGCTATGATTCTTATTTAGTTGCAAGTTGACGAAAAATTTAGAAAAATTTTAAACTAATAATTCGAAGTAACTCTGGAGGTTTCAACAGAAAATGGAAGATAAAAATTTAAAGCTTGCTTTACCAAAAGGAAGTCTGCAGGAACTAACGCTAAAGTTGTTTAAAAAGGCTGGATATAATATAAATGTTTCTCATCGATCATACTATCCTGTTATAGATGATGAAGAAATATCATGTATGCTTTTAAGGGCTCAGGAAATACCTGTTTATGTAGAAAAAGGATATTTAGATTGCGGACTTACTGGTTATGACTGGATCCTTGAACAAAATGTGGATGTTGTAGAGATTGCAGAGCTTAGATATGCAAAAGAGGGTTTCAGACCTGTAAGATGGGTTCTGGCTGTTCCAGAGGACTCTCCAATTAAAAGTATTGAAGAGTTACAGAATAAAAGAATCGCTACAGAGCTTGTTGGATATACAAAAAGATATTTAAAATCAAAAGGAATTAAAGCTGAGGTTTATTTTTCATGGGGAGCTACAGAGGTTAAACCTCCTTATCTTGCTGATGCTATAGTTGATCTAACAGAAACAGGAAGTTCTATTAAAGCCAACAAATTGCGCATAATTGATGTAATTCTTGAGTCAACAACCCGATTTATTTCAAATAAGAATACCCTGAAAAATCAGTGGAAGAAGAAAAAAATGCAGGACATCGCGATGCTTCTTCAGGGTGCCTTACTCGCTGAAGAGAAAGTCGGACTAAAAATGAACGTGCCTAAAGATTCTCTAAAAAAGGTTCTCAGTTTGCTCAATTCTTTACACTCTCCTACAATTTCACAACTTTATGATGAAGACTGGTATGCAATAGAGGTCATCATAAATGAAAAAAAGGTTAGAGAGCTTCTTCCTAAACTCAAAGATGCAGGAGCATCTGGTTTTGTTGAATATCCATTAAATAAAGTAATTCCTTAGGAGGTGTTTTCATGTATGCAGTTATAGAAACCGGCGGAAAGCAACTGAAAGTTAAAGCTGGAGATACTGTTAAAGTTGAAAAACTTAGTTTAGAACCAGGACAGGAAGTTGTTTTTGATAAGATTTTACTTTTTAAATCAGATGATGAACTGAAAGTAGGGAAGCCTTATCTTGAAGGTATTAAAGTGAAAGCTCAAGTGATTGATGAGGCAAAGGACAAAAAAGTGCTTATTTACAGACCCCCTTCAAAAAAAGCCATGCACAAGCTTAAAGGACACAGACAGTGGTATACTAAAATAAAAGTACTGGAAATTATAGGAGGATAAACATGGCACATAAAAAGGGAGTTGGAAGTTCAAGAAACGGAAGAGATAGTCAGTCTAAAAGACTTGGTGTGAAAAGATTCGGTGGACAAATTGTAAAAGCAGGCAATATTCTCGTACGTCAGAGAGGAACCAGGTTTCATCCAGGATCAAATGTTGGAGTTGG encodes:
- the fusA gene encoding elongation factor G, which encodes MSRDITKIRNIAIVAHAGAGNTKLAEQILFKTGQIDRVVTGETSGKVIDYEPEELSRNMTLSCKVAYCDYKDYRINIIDTPGFVNFLEDTKNALRVVDGAVVIVSALSGVKAETERIWKYCDDYDLPRVVFVNKLDKENSSFDRAVAEIEKVFGQEAIPLTLPIGEGDNLKGIVDLISLRAILQDGKSIKEAPIPDELTARVEEYRKKFVEKIAELDDSLLEKYLEGQELTEEELIKGLHDASIARRFIPVLAGSALLGIGVDALLDSIILTLPDPKERANIYPIKGINPRDAKEAIRQPDESEPFTGYVFKTLVDPFTGKISYIRIFSGVLKADSNVLNPNTGTKERIGQIYYVMGKTLNPCQKAGPGEIVATVKLKDTLTGHTLCDENNPIMLSEVRFTEPIISFAIAPKTRGDEEKVSAGLHKLLEEDPTLKFVRDEESKDMILSGMGQVHIEVALEKLKRKFGVEVNLMAPKVPYRETIRATARAQGKYKKQSGGRGQYGDCWIEIEPLPRGEGYQFVDKIVGGVIPQQYRPAVEKGILETMKEGILAYYPIIDLKVTLYDGSYHPVDSSEMAFKIAGSMALKKAFMDAKPVLLEPIMKAEIIVPDETLGTVIGDLNARRGKVQGVEPQAGGNQKIIALIPMAEMLTYANQLHSMTSGRGIYSMEFSHYEEVPSHIAQKIIEQRQKERQAKVEE
- the purB gene encoding adenylosuccinate lyase; this encodes MITRYTRKEMGQIWSMENKFRKWLEVEIAVCEAWAELGKIPTDALRQIKQKASFDIQRIDEIEKTVKHDVIAFLTSVAESVGPVSRYIHMGLTSSDVVDTALALQIKEASDLILKDLIKLKEIFKKKAFQYKDTVCMGRSHGVHAEPTSFGLRFALWYEETSRNIERIQSAIDRISIGKISGAVGTFSNIPPEIEDIALRKLNLKPEPVATQVVQRDRHAEFLSVLALIAALVEKVALEIRHLQRTEVFEAEEPFTEGQKGSSAMPHKRNPVGCENLCGLARLVRSNAFASFENIALWHDRDISHSSVERVIIPDNCILVDYMLTRLYGIIKDLRVYPERMLRNINLSYGLYNSQRVLLALVDKGLTREEAYKIVQSNAMQSWKEGRSFMDLLLKDKVVKKYLGEDEIKDIFDLNYYTRNIEYIYKRVFE
- the truB gene encoding tRNA pseudouridine(55) synthase TruB, whose product is MNAVLILDKPKSITSQNAVTEVRRILKIKKAGHSGTLDPMATGVLLVCLNEATKITSMLMDLEKEYVFKARFGVVTDSYDAEGKITRVVEKFDLNRRDIEKIIEKYIGEIMQIPPMYSAVKVNGSPLHKFARKGVEVERKPKRIFIKSITVEKFQPPFVTFRVICGKGTYVRSLCYDIGIDVGVGAHIVELVRTRIGEFKIENSINLEQLRLFCSSEHSRNSSHFLKSILTIDEALYFLPSLTIQDAFASKFLNGNFIKITSGILPAGYVKIKDKIGRILGIGLSNGIIIKPERIIREANQ
- a CDS encoding LPS-assembly protein LptD, producing MKVLIVLLVLFLPCLAFSIEITSDTLEHFDEEQKSVATGNVHMVDPNFEMRAQKAIYYEKTNEVEAYKDFYYNDSTMTAWAEEGKFNIDKKTALLKNALIHIKDQDFWIRAQEIERLSEIKYKARKAKVSTCEPEPDKSQPWCFTGEFVDFVVDDAVVSKLSTFQVKDVPVLFSPIFSGPGGNNRKSGFLPLKFGNSNTRGFRFSPAYYLVIDSNKDATFYLDYFSKTGLGKGLEYRYLDFDTKGMWHVYNINDKDIDKDFFEIRGIHVQKFRGIDLLVDVNYVNKKDFYREYGDTRQISKTFLFKDYGKDLSAEYDRFLQSSVELSVPAVQSRFYLLGQAWKDLRWDGESPPLKTELGYVVSPFKIGPFTANFNINAGEFYKEDGLKGQRFQINPKLSYTMGDSVRLTQTLSARSIFYDLTHTSPYEDTSHREMLQYDVKGSMRLYNRNENFTHIAEPFVEGVFIEVNNKPPVLEEAEFIEDTSLIRAGVYNKLIFRKFTLEARIAQVYDFRAKNDWDNLYPILFETKLSFWKISLGFDTYQNITKKRTETFNNWIGFNPDPTTSISLGHRYTRDNTVSPSYLWAPTIRGQYRDQGDTGGINNYSMTIVKQLTEKWSFAGNINYDKKQHGERLRDTSLDVRYAEKCWASIVSLKRKPIYRDGRETSEFSFIISFELKGLGGPIKLL
- a CDS encoding bifunctional folylpolyglutamate synthase/dihydrofolate synthase — encoded protein: MEYKETINELYKRRTKGIKLGLDRVFSTLERLGNPQKEFKSIHIAGTNGKGSVSKIIYNLLRAHGCNVGLFTSPHLTRFTERIVVNDIEISEDDILRLIEKIKPYSEDLTFFEYITVMAFLYFKEKNIEYAVLETGMGGRLDATNVVNPEISVITSIGVDHQKFLGNDIKSIAFEKAGIIKKGIPVVSSNQQVEVEELLRQRAKQLNSDFYIYGKDFLSFLNKMSFEGLWFDFCFFKNCIQKKVDCTVQPERDSKRIFSLFLPLTGFHQLENVSVALEAFIRSYPQWNEDSIKEGLKNVKMYGRLEVISHDPLIILDIAHNPHAAKSLVSSLKMLTDKKPVVVFGVMKDKDFKGVIKHFDGYAHSFFFTTPAYERALKIDEFLSQLNGDFRIQISCVTDSEQAFKQALNVCREKPHLYLLCTGSSYLIGEIKEFFGEKSLHKGLGELL
- the accD gene encoding acetyl-CoA carboxylase, carboxyltransferase subunit beta, producing MAWFKKKESRIEKKVKIPEGLWVKCENCKEIIYRKELENNCKVCPKCQYHFRISAKERITLITDNGSFTELDPDLRSHDPLEFKDTMSYKERLLENEKKTGLKEAAIYGDAKINGRDVVIAVLDFAFMGGSMGTVVGEKVTRAAERAISRKVPLIIVSASGGARMQEGMFSLIQMAKTSQAIGRVKEAGLLYISVLADPTFGGVTASFAMLGDIIIAEPKSLVGFAGPRVIQETIKQQLPEGFQRAEFLLEHGMVDVVVTRNELKNTIHKIINIFMPEKLINID